From the Manihot esculenta cultivar AM560-2 chromosome 14, M.esculenta_v8, whole genome shotgun sequence genome, the window CTTACTTTTGAAGGCCAATTCCgtctttttatgaaaataacgTGTTGATCTATCAAAACTAGGTGCATTCTTCTCGGGAAGAATGATTTCTAGGAACTAGTATATACGACATCGTATATAAAACTGTTacctgaattttcttttttttccgaACTGATACCTGAATTGAATCCACTACAGTCCTGCCTTTTAACTGTATCCCTCCTTTTTTACTGCTCTCTCTACTTTTTGCTTGCACAAATGGAAGGAGGAACACATGCTGATTAGTGATTACTGGCAGGTGAGTAAAATGGCATTAAATAATGTTAAGCCTCTGGACGTTAAGCCTCTTTTTAGAGAGACAGTAGAGTGAAAAAAGAAATTTGCTTTTCCTCGCAAAATTCCACTGCCTTTTATGCCATTAAACCTTCGCTTGCATATAAAAACTTGGGTATTTCTAACTACTGTTCTTTTCTGCTTTTACATATACCACCTTGAAACTTTTGTGGGTTTTCTTTTTGTTCTTCTGCTCATCTCCCTCTTTCCCTTTGGGATGGTGGCGtgcataatttttatttgacttTAAATGCTTCAcacttatttttttactttgaaGATTGCTATTGTTTAAAAGgtacttttttcttttgtttcaatTATATAGGCCATTCTTTTCACCTACATGCTATTGTTAAACTTTCATTTTCCGTTTCTCTGCTATGGCTCCGTCTCTTTTTCTATACTAATACACATCTGGTTAGTTTACTCTTTTGGCTTTTGGTCCTTGCATTATTGAAGCTTTTCTCTCTGGTTTCTTGTCACTTCAGTGAGTTTCTGTGAGATTTGGGATCTGGGTTATGTTTAGCTTTGGGTATTTGTGCTGCTTTTTAGTACATTCAACTGAATCCTGAGTACttcctttttttcctttctgtttgtttttttttcattattttacttttcttgAGACAGAGAGAGCGAGAGAGGAAGATTTTTAGAGTGAGAGGGCAGATTCATGGCTggaggtggaggaggaggtggtggagGAAAGGCAGAGGAGCCGCAGCCACACCCGCCAAAGGAGCAGCTTCCGAACATTTCTTATTGCATAACAAGTCCTCCCCGATGGCGTGagtatattttgataatttctCATTGTCTGCTCTCTTCTATTTGATGGTGCTTAGATTCTAAATCCAATCTTGAATTCTTAAAGTAAGTGGTGTGTGAATCTATCTGGGTATGTGTTAGTTAAGGTTTTTGCATTTGTTAATGGTTTTTTAAGGATACGCATCTTGTTTTAGTTGAAAGTTGCCTTTTGAGCTCTCTTTATGGTTGGTATCCCTTTTCAAAAGGTTAAATGTCTTTCCGTAGAAATAAACCCTACTGTTTGAAGATTCTGGTAGTAtttcaaaaggaaaaagaataaaggTGACAGAGGAGAACAAAAGCAATCCAACTGCTTTTAGTTAATTAACCTACTTAATTgtaagaataattaaaattttattaattttgtttttgAAGTTCGTTGTTTGGAGCAGAGGATCTAGTTTTCTGTCGGTGATAATTTCAACTATATGCttaatttgttttttcttatgaatagttttctttttaaatatgttGTCTTTTTTCCCACGGCGCAAATAGAACTACACGAATTTCTGATCAACTTAACAAACTGTGAATTAGTGGTCTGTGTGAGTATGCATTTTGTTGAACTTGAGAACTTTCAGAACATTAAAAATTGTATACGATGCAGCTGAGGCTATCCTGCTTGGTTTCCAACACTACCTTGTGATGCTTGGGACAACTGTTCTTATTCCCACTGCCCTTGTTCCCCAAATGGGAGGTGGAAATGTAAGACTCGAGGGTGAAAATAGCTTAACTTCTTCATTGCTTTCTTACATAGCTGGAACTCCAACCTTACAATTTTAAGTGGCATTTGCCAATTTCGCAGAAGGAGAAGGCCGACGTGATCCAGACACTACTATTTGTTGCTGGTTTGAACACattgcttcagagtctgtttgGAACTCGATTGCCTGCTGTCATTGGAGGCTCCTATACCTTTGTCCCAACTACTATTTCTATTATCCTTGCTGGTCGATTTAGTGATAATCTTGACCCTGTTGAGGTTTTATGATCTAACTCTTATGCATTGTATAAGTTATGTTTGTTTTCTTTGGAATATTAAATTCTCTTGACAATTTGGTAAGGCACAATTAGTGCCCAAAATACTATCTTTTAAATACAATCCCATATAAAGAATGCATCTAAATACCACACTATCCTTATGGATATTTGTCCTAGATTTTTTTCAACTCTATAAAAATGTTTGATTCCAATACAGCGATTTAAGAAGATAATGCGTGCAATACAAGGTTCGCTTATTGTTGCATCAACTCTTCAAATTGTTCTTGGCTTCAGTGGCCTCTGGCGTAATGTTACCAGGTTAGCTCAGAACATGAACTAATAATGATCATAATTTCAGTGTTCCTTGAACAGTTTGTATGGCTATCTTATCTTTCATATcgtctaattttatttatttacatgtataagATTTTGTTCAATAACTTTTATAATCCAAGGACGCTTGTACTTTTGTGTTTTGCATCTCACTAATGCATTTAGTATGTAATTAATTAGAGTCTACCTCAGATAGATTCTGTTTAAAACTGTTCACTCTCTCTATCTTTCTGTCTCTAAATCCCAGGTTCTTAAGTCCACTTTCAGCTGTTCCTTTGGTAGCTCTCGTTGGTTTTGGGCTGTATGAGCTTGGTTTTCCTGGGGTACGTTTCTTTTTGCTGCATGTGCATGTGCATGTGCAGGGAAAGCAATGATATACATCATGTTACAAATAGACAGTGTTATTTTGAATACTGATTTTTGCATCGGATGTTAGGTTGCCAAATGTGTAGAGATTGGGTTGCCAGAGCTGATCATATTAGTATTTGTTTCACAGGTATATCTGTGGATGCATTATTATACAGTATTATCCTTTTCTCTATCTTAAACCTGTGAAATAATGGCTGTAGTTCAGtgcaataatatatttttcttctGCAGTATATGCCCCATGTGATAAAGTCTGGAAGAGATGTTTTTGATCGTTTTGCTGTAATATTCTCAGTGGTAATTGTATGGATTTATGCTCACCTTCTTACTGTGGGTGGGGCCTACAATGGTGCAGCACCGAAGACGCAAAATACTTGTCGTACAGATCGTTCAGGACTCATAGATGCTGCTCCATGGTATGTTTCTACTGTATTCTTAAAAGGATGTGTCTAGGCATTTATTATTTGACACATTCCATTGCTGGATCCTATAAGAGAGGCCTTGATTCGCATATAGATACAGACTAACTTGTGCATTAACCTTTAAAAACTGAGATCCATGTTAAAGCAAGAAGTGTAAGCACACCTTTCTTAACAAATTTGGCATAATTTGGATATTTAATAGCTACCAGTCTGATTACAACTTGCACATGACTCTGCCATTCAATCTGGAAACTAAGGCTGAGTAGCAGTCTTCTGGCTAATTGTTTCCTCTTTGTAAAGAGCTTGATCATTCTCTGTCAATGAGAACAAGCTTGATTTGGAAAAGCAAGCTAGATCGCCCATATTTGGATATTCAACCTAGTTCCTCCATCAGCATTGATTTGTCCCAGATTAGTAGTGGAGTTTGTGATGCACTAAGATTTGATCCCATCTTATCTAACTCACTATTTTCCTTGGGAAGATGCTCTAATTGCCACCTTGATATTAAGAGTTTGATTATAGCTGAAGATGGGTCTGGTTGAGTTGTATCTTCAATTATGCTTAGCATTTCTGATTGGAATTGTGAGTTTTCAGGATAAGAGTTCCTTATCCATTTCAATGGGGAGCACCTTCATTTGATGCTGGCGAAGCCTTTGCCATGATGATGGCTTCCTTTGTTGCTCTTGTTGAGGTTTGATATTTCTACCTTGTTTTATTTTCCCCATCTATTTTGCAACTGTTTTACAAAGACTCAGAATAGGAGCACGCACACACCTTCATCGTAGTCATTGTTTGTGCTGGTATGTTCCCCATATGATTACTCTATTTCAGCTGTGTGGAGATGTTCCATGCCCATCCTCAGTAATAGAGAAAAAGAAGTACTAAATTTTCCATTACTAAAAATATCATCTTAGTCTGTGGGTGGACACTTAGTAATTGGTT encodes:
- the LOC110599800 gene encoding nucleobase-ascorbate transporter 6, producing the protein MAGGGGGGGGGKAEEPQPHPPKEQLPNISYCITSPPRWPEAILLGFQHYLVMLGTTVLIPTALVPQMGGGNKEKADVIQTLLFVAGLNTLLQSLFGTRLPAVIGGSYTFVPTTISIILAGRFSDNLDPVERFKKIMRAIQGSLIVASTLQIVLGFSGLWRNVTRFLSPLSAVPLVALVGFGLYELGFPGVAKCVEIGLPELIILVFVSQYMPHVIKSGRDVFDRFAVIFSVVIVWIYAHLLTVGGAYNGAAPKTQNTCRTDRSGLIDAAPWIRVPYPFQWGAPSFDAGEAFAMMMASFVALVESTGAFIAVSRYASATPMPPSVLSRGIGWQGVAILLSGLFGTVNGSSVSVENAGLLALTRVGSRRVVQISAGFMIFFSILGKFGAVFASIPAPIIAALYCLFFAYVGVGGLSFLQFCNLNSFRTKFILGFSIFLGLSVPQYFNEYTAINGYGPVHTGERWFNDIVNVPFSSEAFVAGCVAYFLDNTLHRKDSAIRKDRGKHWWDKFRSFKGDTRSEEFYSLPFNLNKYFPSV